GAGCTCCAGGTTTAATCTTCCTTCGAAATGGATAGCCAACTGGGCAATAATTTTTGTCCAGTCCCTGATGGCTTTTTTCCATTTTTTCGAGATATCTAAATAAGCCAGGTAAAGCATTTTCTCCAGTGCTGCATCGGTTGGGAAAACTGTTTTGGCTTTGGTGACTTTGCGAAATCCTCGATGTAGGGCTTCTACCGGGTTGGTAGTATAAATCAGTTTTCGGATCTCAGGGGAATACTCAAAGTAAGTGGAAAGATGCTCCCATTTACTCTTCCAGGAGCGAATGACAATGGGGTAGCGTTGCCCCCATTTCTTCTCTAACTGGACTAATTCTTCTTCCGCCACTGCTTTAGTAGGAGCTTGATAGACACGTCGCAGGTCTTTCATAAATTCCCGTTGGTCTTTATACG
This genomic window from Candidatus Neomarinimicrobiota bacterium contains:
- a CDS encoding transposase, whose translation is YKDQREFMKDLRRVYQAPTKAVAEEELVQLEKKWGQRYPIVIRSWKSKWEHLSTYFEYSPEIRKLIYTTNPVEALHRGFRKVTKAKTVFPTDAALEKMLYLAYLDISKKWKKAIRDWTKIIAQLAIHFEGRLNLEL